One stretch of Chryseobacterium sp. LJ668 DNA includes these proteins:
- a CDS encoding NUDIX hydrolase — protein sequence MESFGKDLLQKIKKAQLAGANAHGVFSPPYREVFTHEQILEKNPKFAAVNIVLYLRDNEWYFPLIQRTQNERDRHSGQISLPGGKREEFDRDFAETAVRETSEEIGLEKPYVRIIREMSPIYIPPSNFYVYPYISYSKRNPKFILQESEAVEIIEFPITSFLNLPDSPEIMALPGASGKEVPVINFNGFIIWGATAMILSEFSQLIKKM from the coding sequence ATGGAAAGTTTTGGAAAAGATTTATTACAAAAAATTAAAAAAGCCCAACTTGCAGGAGCCAATGCGCATGGCGTTTTTTCACCTCCATACCGTGAAGTCTTTACACACGAGCAGATTCTAGAAAAAAATCCAAAATTTGCAGCTGTAAATATTGTATTGTACTTAAGAGATAATGAATGGTATTTTCCACTGATCCAACGTACACAAAATGAGCGCGACAGGCATAGCGGCCAAATCTCTTTACCTGGCGGAAAAAGGGAAGAATTTGATAGAGACTTTGCAGAAACTGCAGTCCGTGAAACTTCGGAAGAAATCGGTTTAGAAAAACCTTATGTAAGAATTATCCGCGAGATGTCGCCAATTTACATTCCACCGAGCAATTTTTATGTATATCCTTACATTTCCTATTCAAAAAGAAATCCTAAGTTTATCCTTCAGGAAAGTGAGGCTGTAGAAATCATTGAATTTCCAATTACATCATTCCTTAATCTGCCAGATTCACCGGAAATTATGGCTTTGCCGGGAGCATCCGGAAAAGAAGTGCCGGTCATCAATTTCAACGGATTCATCATTTGGGGTGCAACCGCGATGATACTAAGCGAGTTCAGCCAGTTGATTAAAAAAATGTAA
- a CDS encoding lysophospholipid acyltransferase family protein, which produces MAKKNIFTDSFGTPYFLKRIIIFILGIVSYRRFNGFNKLKITGTEHLVDLPDSNVLFVSNHQTYFADVAAMYHAFCAVNNGYLNTIKNPIYLLNPRVDFYYVAAEETMNKGILPKIFKIAGAVTVKRTWRAEGKNVNRMVDLGEIDNIMKALDNGWVATFPQGTTAAFAQGRKGTAKLIKNQRPIVIPIKINGFRRAFDKKGLRVKVTGVKPTMEFKKPLDINYDEENAQQILLKIMTAIEQTEDFNVLHTYDEEIKAKKSEQPNP; this is translated from the coding sequence ATGGCGAAAAAGAACATATTCACCGATTCATTTGGCACTCCTTATTTTTTAAAAAGAATTATCATTTTTATTCTTGGGATTGTGTCTTACAGAAGATTTAATGGGTTCAACAAGCTTAAAATCACAGGTACAGAACATTTGGTCGACCTTCCGGATTCTAATGTCCTTTTTGTATCCAATCATCAGACTTATTTTGCCGATGTAGCCGCAATGTATCACGCATTTTGCGCTGTAAACAATGGCTATTTAAACACTATAAAGAATCCTATTTATCTTCTCAACCCTAGAGTCGATTTTTACTATGTCGCGGCAGAAGAAACGATGAATAAAGGTATTCTGCCAAAGATTTTTAAAATTGCAGGCGCCGTAACCGTAAAAAGAACATGGAGAGCCGAAGGAAAAAATGTTAATCGAATGGTTGATCTGGGTGAGATCGATAACATTATGAAGGCTTTAGACAACGGCTGGGTAGCCACTTTCCCGCAAGGTACCACCGCAGCTTTTGCACAGGGAAGAAAAGGAACCGCCAAACTGATTAAAAACCAGCGCCCAATTGTGATTCCAATTAAAATAAATGGGTTCAGAAGAGCATTTGATAAAAAAGGCCTTCGTGTAAAAGTAACCGGTGTAAAACCTACTATGGAATTTAAAAAACCACTAGATATCAATTATGATGAGGAAAATGCGCAGCAAATTCTTCTGAAAATTATGACTGCGATTGAGCAGACAGAAGACTTCAATGTACTTCATACCTATGATGAAGAAATAAAAGCGAAGAAATCTGAACAACCGAATCCATAA
- a CDS encoding UDP-N-acetylmuramate--L-alanine ligase, whose translation MKTHFIAIGGSAMHNLAIALNDKGYEVSGSDDAIFEPSKSRLEKKGILPEELGWFPEKITSDIDAVILGMHAHQDNPELAKAKDLGLKIYSYPEFLYEQSKTKTRVVIAGSHGKTTITSMILHVLNFHQKEVDFMVGAQLEGFDCMVKLTENNDFMVLEGDEYLSSPIDLRSKFLLYQPNIALMSGIAWDHINVFKTFDDYIDQFRKFVASITPGGILVYNEEDTEVVKVVENAENYFRKIPYKTPEYELSNGQVYLKTEMGDIPLSVFGAHNLLNLEGARNICHHLGIMDEDFYDAIMSFKGASKRLEKIERSDKGTLYKDFAHAPSKVKAVVKAFCEQFKNEKKYGFLELHTYSSLNPVFLEQYDHAMDGLDEAIVFYSEDALKIKRMDPISPDLIKEKFKNENLNVFTNAEELHAYWESLDKTQGVYMMMSSGNFGGLDLTK comes from the coding sequence TTGAAAACTCATTTCATTGCTATCGGCGGCAGCGCTATGCACAATCTTGCTATTGCGTTGAATGATAAAGGATACGAAGTTTCCGGATCAGATGATGCCATTTTTGAACCTTCCAAATCAAGACTGGAAAAAAAAGGAATTCTGCCTGAAGAATTAGGCTGGTTTCCTGAAAAAATCACTTCAGATATTGACGCTGTCATTCTGGGAATGCACGCACATCAGGACAATCCCGAATTGGCAAAAGCAAAAGATTTAGGCTTAAAAATATATTCTTACCCGGAATTTTTATATGAACAGTCGAAAACGAAAACACGTGTTGTAATCGCAGGATCGCATGGTAAAACCACCATTACATCAATGATTCTTCATGTTTTGAATTTTCATCAGAAAGAAGTAGACTTTATGGTTGGTGCACAGCTGGAAGGTTTTGATTGCATGGTAAAGCTGACTGAAAATAATGATTTTATGGTATTGGAAGGTGACGAATATCTTTCATCTCCTATCGATTTGCGTTCAAAATTTTTGCTGTATCAGCCGAATATCGCTTTAATGAGCGGTATTGCCTGGGATCATATCAATGTTTTTAAAACTTTTGATGATTATATTGATCAGTTTAGAAAGTTTGTAGCAAGCATTACTCCCGGTGGAATTCTGGTTTATAATGAAGAGGATACTGAAGTAGTAAAAGTAGTAGAAAATGCTGAAAATTATTTCAGAAAAATTCCTTACAAAACCCCGGAATATGAGCTTAGCAACGGACAAGTTTATCTAAAGACCGAAATGGGCGACATCCCGCTTTCTGTTTTTGGTGCACATAATTTACTGAACCTTGAAGGAGCAAGAAATATCTGTCATCATTTGGGAATCATGGATGAAGATTTTTATGATGCCATCATGAGTTTCAAAGGGGCTTCAAAACGTCTGGAGAAAATTGAAAGATCCGACAAGGGAACTTTATACAAAGATTTTGCCCATGCTCCGAGCAAAGTAAAAGCTGTAGTCAAAGCGTTCTGTGAGCAATTTAAAAACGAAAAAAAATACGGCTTTTTAGAACTTCACACGTATTCCAGTTTAAATCCTGTATTTTTGGAGCAGTACGACCATGCGATGGATGGCTTGGATGAAGCGATTGTTTTCTATTCTGAAGATGCTTTAAAGATCAAACGGATGGACCCCATTTCTCCTGATCTGATTAAAGAAAAATTTAAAAATGAAAATCTGAATGTTTTTACCAACGCTGAAGAACTTCATGCTTATTGGGAATCATTGGATAAAACCCAGGGAGTTTATATGATGATGAGCTCGGGTAACTTTGGTGGATTGGATTTGACGAAATAA
- a CDS encoding aldo/keto reductase — MQQKTYTGQPVITLNNGIDIPALGFGVWQMEDFEECENAVIKAIETGYRMIDTASIYQNETAVGNAIKNSGVDRNELFITSKLWVQSHVYEEAKSAFQRTLDRLQLNYLDMYLIHWPFGDFLGAWRALEELHQEGKIKAIGVCNFTVEKLEELKENSTVLPVINQIELHPIFQQKELQMYDKENNIITQPWSPLGNGNAGLLENQDLKNIAEKHHKTVAQVILRWHLQEGFCVIPKSVTPSRIEENFNVFDFELSEDEMNIVRSLDTGKRLFFDPKDPVWEQKMLNSVADI; from the coding sequence ATGCAACAAAAAACATACACAGGACAACCTGTAATAACATTAAATAACGGAATTGATATTCCGGCTTTAGGTTTCGGAGTATGGCAGATGGAGGATTTTGAAGAGTGTGAAAATGCCGTAATTAAAGCAATTGAAACTGGTTACAGAATGATCGATACAGCTTCAATTTATCAAAATGAAACGGCTGTAGGAAATGCGATAAAGAATAGTGGAGTAGACAGAAACGAGTTATTTATCACTTCAAAACTCTGGGTTCAAAGTCATGTTTATGAGGAGGCAAAAAGTGCTTTCCAGAGAACGCTCGACAGACTGCAGCTGAATTATTTAGATATGTATCTGATCCATTGGCCATTCGGGGATTTTCTGGGTGCCTGGAGAGCATTGGAAGAACTGCATCAGGAAGGCAAAATAAAAGCGATCGGTGTCTGCAATTTCACGGTTGAAAAACTGGAGGAATTAAAAGAAAATTCGACAGTTCTTCCAGTGATCAATCAGATAGAACTGCACCCGATTTTTCAGCAAAAAGAACTTCAGATGTATGATAAAGAAAATAATATCATCACTCAGCCTTGGAGTCCATTAGGGAATGGTAATGCAGGACTTTTGGAAAATCAGGATCTAAAAAATATTGCAGAAAAGCATCATAAGACGGTTGCTCAGGTGATTCTGAGATGGCATTTACAGGAAGGTTTCTGCGTAATTCCTAAGTCTGTGACACCGTCAAGAATCGAAGAAAATTTCAATGTTTTTGATTTTGAATTGTCAGAAGACGAAATGAATATTGTCCGTTCGTTAGATACCGGGAAAAGATTATTTTTTGATCCGAAAGATCCTGTCTGGGAACAGAAAATGTTGAATTCTGTTGCGGATATTTAA
- a CDS encoding LysR family transcriptional regulator: protein MVNLEWYRTFKAIYKTGTLTGAADSLFISQPGVSLHLGSLESYVGYKLFDRTGRKMIPTERGKVLFNAISEPLTKLEDVEKNFQKSTEKSTPTISVGMCFETFQTTLEQYVSSLDFNLIIGFGEYPEMLDQLDKGILDLIITPKKGTSPNIQHEAFSSEQIVLVGGKNVDAESFNKVLKAKDFQKVEDWLKQEKWYGTTGDMEHLFQFWLLNFGHKPNFRPNYIVPNLNSIIRCLKGGTGLAVVPDFLCKSEIENGDVQLIWEGEKKLINTLYFGCRKQTLYKNEIDHIKGLFRKIMGKIH, encoded by the coding sequence ATGGTTAATTTAGAATGGTACAGAACCTTTAAAGCGATCTATAAAACCGGAACTTTAACAGGTGCGGCAGATTCATTATTTATATCACAGCCCGGAGTGAGTCTTCATCTCGGTTCATTAGAATCTTATGTGGGTTATAAATTATTTGACCGGACAGGGAGAAAAATGATTCCTACAGAAAGAGGAAAAGTGCTGTTTAATGCGATTTCCGAACCGTTGACGAAACTGGAAGATGTAGAAAAAAACTTTCAAAAATCTACGGAAAAATCTACACCTACAATAAGTGTCGGAATGTGTTTTGAGACCTTTCAGACTACTCTGGAGCAATATGTTTCGAGTTTGGATTTTAATTTAATTATCGGTTTCGGTGAATATCCTGAAATGCTTGATCAGTTGGATAAAGGTATTCTAGATTTAATCATAACGCCGAAAAAAGGTACATCACCCAATATACAGCACGAGGCTTTTTCTTCTGAACAAATAGTTTTAGTGGGCGGAAAAAATGTAGATGCAGAAAGTTTTAATAAGGTTTTAAAAGCCAAAGATTTTCAGAAAGTTGAAGATTGGCTTAAACAGGAAAAGTGGTATGGCACAACCGGAGATATGGAGCATCTATTCCAGTTTTGGCTGCTGAATTTCGGACATAAACCCAATTTCAGGCCCAATTATATTGTTCCCAATCTGAATTCAATCATTCGTTGCCTGAAAGGCGGAACCGGTTTGGCGGTGGTTCCTGATTTTTTATGTAAAAGTGAAATTGAAAATGGTGATGTACAATTAATTTGGGAAGGTGAAAAAAAATTGATAAATACTTTATATTTTGGGTGTAGAAAACAGACACTATATAAGAATGAAATCGACCATATCAAAGGTTTGTTCCGAAAGATTATGGGCAAAATTCATTAA
- a CDS encoding NAD(P)H-dependent oxidoreductase: protein MKKVLIINGGQNFGHSGGKYNQTIAENTLKVLKEFENIEVKITNISEGYDKNEEVEKFVWADFIIYHTPIWWFQLPNGFKKYIDEVFTAGHTKGIYMSDGRSSDNPKINYGTGGMLGGRKYMITTSWNAPETAFTLPGEFFNETNVDTGALFGFHRMNAFVSLEQMESFHFHDVEKNANIERDMNLYREHLANVFEKELKTQLAS from the coding sequence ATGAAAAAAGTATTAATTATCAATGGTGGTCAAAATTTCGGACACTCAGGAGGAAAATACAACCAAACGATTGCAGAAAACACTTTAAAAGTTCTAAAGGAATTTGAAAATATCGAAGTTAAAATCACAAATATCAGCGAAGGTTATGATAAAAATGAGGAAGTAGAAAAGTTTGTATGGGCAGATTTTATTATTTACCACACACCGATTTGGTGGTTTCAGCTTCCCAATGGTTTTAAAAAATACATTGATGAAGTGTTTACAGCAGGTCATACAAAAGGTATTTATATGAGTGATGGAAGATCTTCGGACAATCCGAAAATTAACTATGGTACCGGCGGAATGCTTGGTGGAAGAAAATATATGATCACCACAAGCTGGAACGCACCAGAAACAGCTTTTACACTTCCCGGAGAATTTTTTAATGAAACCAATGTTGATACGGGAGCATTGTTTGGTTTTCACAGAATGAATGCTTTTGTCTCATTAGAACAAATGGAGAGTTTTCATTTTCATGATGTAGAAAAAAATGCAAACATCGAACGCGATATGAATCTGTACAGAGAACACCTTGCAAATGTTTTTGAAAAAGAATTAAAAACACAATTAGCTTCATGA
- a CDS encoding carboxymuconolactone decarboxylase family protein, protein MNSRVNIAANSAPYKAMINLEMSLQTTSLTNIQKELIKTRASQINQCAFCLDMHTKDALKYGETAQRLFLLNAWRETDLFTEEEKLILAMTEEITQISQNGLTDETYEKASKLFDEEKIKSIIMAIVTINMWNRIAITTHLQVSKQ, encoded by the coding sequence ATGAACTCAAGAGTAAACATCGCAGCAAATTCTGCACCCTACAAAGCAATGATCAATCTGGAAATGTCTTTGCAAACCACATCATTAACCAACATTCAGAAAGAACTGATAAAAACTCGTGCTTCACAAATCAACCAATGTGCATTCTGTTTGGATATGCACACAAAAGATGCGTTAAAATATGGCGAAACGGCACAAAGACTTTTCCTTCTTAATGCATGGAGAGAAACCGATCTTTTCACAGAAGAAGAAAAATTGATCCTCGCAATGACCGAAGAAATAACCCAGATCAGTCAAAACGGTTTAACTGACGAAACTTACGAAAAAGCCAGCAAGCTTTTTGATGAAGAGAAAATTAAAAGCATTATTATGGCAATTGTCACCATTAATATGTGGAACAGAATTGCAATCACGACACATTTGCAGGTTTCTAAACAATAG
- a CDS encoding Crp/Fnr family transcriptional regulator, protein METFKAHLDKFIKIDDEEFSSIFSYFQILDVKKKHNLMLEGEICRYKYFVLEGCLRKFFINEKGVEQTTEFAIENWWISDTFAFEKQIKTEFNIQAVEKSSVVMIDFKSQEKLFEKHPIMERYFRITYQRAYAAAERRIRFLHEMSREEMYVHFSSQYPWFIQRIPQYLIASFLGFTPEYLSEIRAKLRS, encoded by the coding sequence ATGGAAACTTTCAAAGCACATTTAGATAAGTTTATAAAAATAGATGACGAAGAATTTTCGTCAATATTTTCTTATTTTCAAATCTTGGATGTGAAGAAAAAACATAATCTGATGCTTGAAGGAGAGATATGCAGATACAAATATTTTGTATTGGAAGGATGTCTCCGAAAGTTTTTCATTAATGAAAAAGGGGTAGAGCAAACCACAGAATTTGCCATAGAAAACTGGTGGATTTCTGACACGTTTGCTTTTGAAAAACAGATAAAAACAGAGTTTAATATTCAGGCAGTTGAAAAATCTTCTGTAGTGATGATAGATTTTAAGTCTCAAGAAAAACTCTTCGAGAAACATCCTATAATGGAACGGTATTTCCGCATCACTTATCAAAGAGCATATGCTGCTGCAGAAAGGAGAATACGCTTTTTACATGAGATGAGCAGAGAAGAGATGTATGTACATTTCAGTTCTCAATATCCTTGGTTTATTCAGAGAATTCCACAATATCTTATTGCCTCTTTCCTTGGTTTTACGCCAGAATATTTGAGCGAAATAAGAGCAAAATTACGTTCTTAA
- a CDS encoding DUF1304 domain-containing protein: MEIIAKILIAIVALEHIYIVWMEIFAWETKGREVFKKALPAEMFKPTKGLAANQGLYNGFLAAGLLWSFFIEDPKWQTNVALFFLSCVAIAGIYGAVSATKKIFFVQALPAILAIIAVLLKSF; the protein is encoded by the coding sequence ATGGAAATCATTGCTAAAATACTCATTGCCATTGTTGCTTTGGAACATATATATATTGTCTGGATGGAGATTTTTGCCTGGGAAACCAAAGGAAGAGAAGTGTTCAAGAAAGCTTTACCTGCAGAAATGTTTAAGCCTACGAAAGGTTTAGCGGCCAATCAGGGATTGTACAACGGTTTTTTGGCAGCAGGATTACTCTGGTCTTTCTTTATTGAAGATCCGAAATGGCAGACAAATGTTGCTTTATTTTTTTTAAGCTGTGTAGCGATTGCCGGAATTTATGGTGCGGTTTCAGCAACAAAGAAGATATTTTTTGTACAGGCTCTACCTGCCATTTTGGCAATTATTGCTGTTTTGTTGAAATCCTTTTAA
- a CDS encoding thioredoxin domain-containing protein → MKSLVFFLTIFLVPFFCLSQLKTVTFSDFEKIQTENKKPIVIHLYTDWCSICKIESFKLNQEKELIKMINENFYFINFEAEKTKDKISFHGREFNYLPNGNSGIHELALALSRNKKQPVYPLWIILDQNQKLLYYHEGEFKPEKMKQKLMEMISFKRISTKQQ, encoded by the coding sequence ATGAAAAGTTTAGTATTTTTTTTAACGATATTTTTAGTGCCTTTTTTTTGTCTTTCGCAATTAAAAACGGTTACTTTTTCAGATTTTGAAAAGATACAGACAGAGAACAAAAAGCCAATTGTTATTCATTTGTATACCGATTGGTGTTCCATTTGTAAAATCGAATCTTTCAAATTGAATCAAGAAAAAGAATTGATAAAAATGATCAATGAAAATTTTTATTTCATCAATTTCGAAGCTGAAAAAACAAAAGATAAAATCAGCTTTCATGGTAGAGAATTTAATTATTTACCCAACGGGAATTCGGGAATTCATGAGCTGGCTTTGGCTTTATCGAGGAATAAAAAACAACCTGTTTATCCGTTGTGGATTATTTTAGATCAAAATCAAAAGCTGCTATATTACCATGAAGGAGAATTTAAACCTGAAAAAATGAAACAAAAATTAATGGAAATGATTAGTTTTAAAAGGATTTCAACAAAACAGCAATAA
- a CDS encoding TonB-dependent receptor plug domain-containing protein, translating into MRRIFFLGVFISGFCLSQQTDSLALNKESDSVKIPEKKERIKVIDDVVITGSIKPVSKSKSPVAVEIYSQKFFQKNPTPSVFEAIAMVNGVQPQLNCSVCNTGDIHINGLEGPYTMILIDGMPIVSSLSTVYGLSGIPNSLIERIEVVKGPASSLYGSEAMGGVINIITKNALSAPKLSVNLMTTSWAEHNVDLSTKFNTGKNTASLLSLNYFSFNEKIDQNKDNFTDAALQNRVSVFNKWNFQRKENRMASFALRYLYEDRIGGEMQWDRTYRGSSEIYGESIYTNRVEAFGMYQWPMKENIITQFSYNFHDQDSFYGSNPFEATQKVAFAQTYWDKKMGNHDFIVGVTYKKTFYDDNTPGTLSADGITNDPMKSPILGAFIQDQWDINEKNTLLFGYRFDYDKIHHSVHSPRFAWKFSPNPYHTLRINFGTGFRVVNLFTEDHAALTGSREVVIQSNLKPEKSINGNLNYVWKIPAGERLINLDASAFYTYFSNKIVGDFDADPQKIIYDNLQGYGISRGASMNLDYSFGFPLSVNLGVTYLDVYQKFDGETEKSRQLHAPKWSGTYNLTYKFPNNLAIDFTGQFYGPMRLPVLPNDYRPEYSPLYSLANIQVSKSFDSGFEVYCGVKNLFNFTPKNPLMRPFDPFDKNVNDPINNPNHYTFDTTYGYASMQRIRGFFGVKYNLK; encoded by the coding sequence ATGAGGCGAATATTTTTTTTAGGTGTTTTTATATCAGGCTTTTGCTTATCTCAGCAAACGGACAGTTTAGCTTTAAATAAGGAATCTGATTCTGTGAAAATTCCTGAAAAAAAAGAAAGAATAAAAGTGATTGACGATGTTGTGATTACAGGAAGTATAAAACCTGTAAGCAAATCTAAAAGTCCGGTTGCTGTGGAAATTTACAGTCAGAAATTTTTCCAGAAAAATCCTACGCCGAGTGTTTTTGAAGCCATTGCAATGGTGAATGGAGTTCAGCCACAATTAAACTGTTCGGTCTGTAACACAGGAGATATACACATTAATGGTCTGGAAGGACCTTATACTATGATTTTGATTGACGGAATGCCTATTGTAAGTTCACTCTCCACCGTTTATGGCTTAAGCGGGATTCCCAACAGTTTAATAGAAAGAATAGAGGTTGTGAAGGGGCCGGCTTCGTCTTTGTATGGATCAGAAGCGATGGGCGGGGTCATCAATATCATCACAAAAAATGCGTTGAGTGCACCAAAATTGAGTGTGAATCTGATGACTACAAGTTGGGCAGAACATAATGTCGATCTTTCAACAAAATTTAATACAGGTAAAAATACGGCGTCATTGTTAAGTTTAAATTATTTTAGTTTTAACGAAAAAATAGATCAGAATAAGGATAATTTCACTGATGCTGCTCTTCAAAACAGAGTTTCGGTTTTTAATAAGTGGAATTTTCAGCGAAAAGAAAACAGGATGGCAAGCTTTGCTTTGAGATATTTATATGAAGACCGGATAGGCGGGGAAATGCAATGGGACAGAACTTACCGGGGAAGCAGTGAGATCTATGGAGAAAGCATTTATACAAACAGGGTAGAAGCTTTCGGGATGTATCAGTGGCCGATGAAAGAGAATATTATAACCCAGTTTTCGTACAATTTTCATGATCAGGACTCTTTTTACGGAAGCAATCCCTTTGAAGCAACACAGAAAGTAGCCTTTGCGCAAACCTATTGGGATAAAAAAATGGGAAACCATGATTTTATTGTAGGTGTGACATATAAAAAGACATTTTATGACGATAATACTCCCGGAACTTTATCTGCAGACGGAATCACAAATGATCCGATGAAATCTCCAATTCTCGGAGCATTTATTCAGGATCAATGGGATATTAATGAAAAAAACACTTTGCTTTTCGGTTATAGATTTGATTATGACAAAATCCACCATTCAGTACATTCGCCGAGATTTGCCTGGAAATTTTCTCCCAATCCTTACCATACTCTTAGGATTAATTTTGGAACAGGTTTCAGGGTTGTAAACTTATTTACAGAAGATCATGCTGCTTTGACGGGTTCGCGTGAAGTTGTGATTCAATCTAATTTAAAACCGGAAAAATCCATTAACGGAAATTTAAATTATGTCTGGAAAATTCCTGCAGGTGAACGATTAATTAATTTAGATGCTTCTGCGTTTTATACCTATTTCAGTAATAAGATTGTAGGTGATTTTGATGCGGATCCTCAAAAAATTATTTATGACAATCTTCAGGGTTACGGAATTTCCAGAGGTGCTTCTATGAATCTTGATTATAGTTTTGGTTTTCCGTTGAGTGTAAATCTAGGCGTCACTTATTTGGATGTTTACCAAAAATTTGATGGAGAAACGGAAAAATCCCGACAGCTACATGCCCCGAAATGGAGCGGAACTTATAATTTAACATATAAATTCCCGAATAATCTTGCGATAGATTTCACCGGACAGTTTTACGGACCGATGCGATTACCTGTTTTACCCAATGATTACAGACCGGAATATTCACCGCTGTATTCTTTAGCCAATATTCAGGTCTCAAAAAGTTTCGATTCTGGTTTTGAAGTGTATTGCGGGGTGAAAAATCTGTTCAATTTTACTCCGAAAAATCCTTTGATGAGGCCGTTTGATCCGTTTGATAAAAATGTAAACGACCCGATCAATAATCCGAATCATTATACTTTTGATACAACGTATGGATATGCATCGATGCAAAGAATCAGAGGTTTTTTTGGTGTTAAATATAATTTGAAATGA
- a CDS encoding homogentisate 1,2-dioxygenase: MRYNQEGNIPQKRHTVFKSPEDKFYYEQLFGTEGFHGISSLLYHVHRPTQIKSIGVAKDVTPKIAVDKNVTPRMFKGMNVTPEDDFMDSRKFLMVNNDLKMGLSKPRKSMDYFYKNAECDELLFVHEGTGTLKTFVGNLEFSVGDYLIIPRGTIYQVELQSDNTIFFVVESHSPIYTPKRYRNEFGQLLEHSPFCERDIITPTFVQPKDEKGEFLIKVKKENLITDFIYATHPFDVVGWDGYFYPFKFNIKNFEPITGRIHQPPPVHQTFEAHNFVVCSFCARMYDYHPLAIPAPYNHSNIDSDEVLFYTEGDFMSRNHIDLMDFTLHPGGIVHGPHPGAMERSIGKKFTEEYAVMVDPFRPLKITEEAMKVEDPSYKTSWLESEDHSMEDRSQE, translated from the coding sequence ATGAGATATAATCAAGAAGGGAATATCCCTCAGAAACGACATACGGTTTTCAAATCTCCTGAAGATAAATTCTATTACGAACAGCTCTTTGGCACGGAAGGCTTTCACGGGATCTCTTCTTTGCTGTATCATGTTCACCGCCCGACTCAAATCAAATCAATCGGTGTTGCAAAAGACGTAACTCCAAAGATTGCCGTTGACAAAAACGTGACCCCAAGAATGTTTAAAGGAATGAATGTCACTCCTGAAGATGATTTTATGGACAGCCGAAAGTTTTTGATGGTCAATAATGACCTGAAAATGGGATTATCGAAGCCCAGAAAATCAATGGATTATTTCTATAAAAATGCAGAATGTGACGAGCTTCTATTTGTTCATGAAGGAACCGGAACTTTAAAAACATTTGTCGGAAATCTTGAGTTTTCTGTTGGAGATTATCTGATTATTCCGAGAGGAACAATCTATCAGGTGGAATTACAATCTGATAACACCATATTTTTTGTGGTAGAAAGCCACTCACCCATTTATACACCGAAGCGTTACAGAAACGAGTTCGGACAGCTTTTGGAGCATTCTCCGTTCTGTGAAAGAGACATTATTACACCAACCTTTGTACAGCCAAAAGACGAAAAAGGAGAATTTTTAATCAAAGTTAAAAAGGAAAATCTGATCACAGATTTCATCTACGCAACGCATCCATTTGATGTAGTGGGTTGGGACGGATATTTTTATCCTTTTAAATTTAATATTAAAAACTTCGAACCGATAACAGGAAGAATTCATCAGCCACCACCGGTGCACCAGACTTTCGAGGCGCACAATTTTGTAGTTTGCTCGTTCTGTGCAAGAATGTATGACTACCACCCGCTGGCAATACCGGCACCTTATAATCACTCAAATATTGACTCTGATGAAGTTTTGTTTTACACGGAAGGTGATTTTATGAGCCGGAATCATATCGATCTGATGGATTTTACGCTTCACCCGGGCGGAATCGTGCACGGTCCTCATCCCGGAGCGATGGAAAGAAGCATCGGCAAAAAATTTACTGAAGAATACGCGGTAATGGTTGATCCTTTCCGTCCTTTGAAAATCACTGAAGAAGCGATGAAAGTAGAAGACCCGTCTTATAAAACTTCATGGCTGGAAAGTGAGGATCATAGTATGGAAGACCGTTCTCAGGAGTAA